From one Hirundo rustica isolate bHirRus1 chromosome 8, bHirRus1.pri.v3, whole genome shotgun sequence genomic stretch:
- the PLAU gene encoding urokinase-type plasminogen activator encodes MKLLIFLTVTLGTLVTGLESIYSWKYYKLYKRRSEYKDCLCLNGGTCVTYYLFSGIGRCICPDGYTGIHCEIDTDSTCYTENGENYRGMATGDKCLPWNLPSLIRRDRYHAYSENALQLGLGKHSYCRNPNGRSRPWCYTKRGYAIQETPCNIEKCGPTCGQRSFSKNFKIVGGKQAEVESQPWIAGIFQTIRGMDHFLCGGSLIDPCWVLTAAHCFYTPSRRLINKSVYKVFLGKSILNVTDDKEQVFMVDEIISHPDFTDDTGGNENDIALIRIRTTSGQCAVESKYVRTVCLPEKNLYLKENTHCEISGYGKQDFYDIFYAQRLMSATVNLISQRKCKNEYYDNIRVTDNMVCAGDPTWQIDACKGDSGGPMVCEHNGRMVVYGIVSWGDGCAKENKPGVYTRVTQYLNWIDSSMNGVVAKSRFLPEPK; translated from the exons ATGAAGTTACTCATCTTCCTCACAGTAACCTTGGGCACACTTGTCACAGGACTAGAGTCT aTTTATAGCTGGAAGTACTACAAGCTATACAAACGCAGATCAGAGTACAAGG ACTGCCTTTGTTTGAATGGAGGAACATGTGTTACCTATTACCTCTTTAGTGGAATTGGTCGTTGCATATGTCCAGATGGATACACTGGGATTCACTGTGAGATAG acacTGACAGCACATGCTATACTGAAAATGGAGAGAACTACAGAGGGATGGCAACAGGAGACAAATGTCTGCCATGGAACTTGCCGTCACTAATCAGGAGGGATCGTTACCATGCTTACTCAGAGAATGCTTTGCAGCTTGGGCTGGGCAAACACAGCTACTGCAG AAACCCAAATGGAAGGAGCAGGCCCTGGTGTTACACCAAAAGGGGATATGCCATTCAAGAAACACCTTGCAACATAGAGAAGTGTG GGCCTACGTGTGGTCAAAGGAGTTTCAGCAAGAATTTCAAGATTGTTGGTGGAAAGCAGGCAGAGGTTGAGTCTCAGCCTTGGATAGCTGGCATCTTCCAAACCATAAGGGGCATGGACCACTTCCTGTGCGGTGGCAGCCTCATCGACCCTTGCTGGGTGCTCACAGCAGCGCACTGTTTCTACACTCC GTCAAGAAGATTAATAAACAAATCTGTCTACAAAGTCTTCCTTGGAAAGTCCATACTGAATGTTACTGATGATAAGGAACAAGTATTCATGGTTGATGAGATCATCTCTCACCCTGACTTTACAGATGACACAGGTGGCAATGAGAATGATATTG CTTTGATAAGGATAAGGACGACTTCTGGACAGTGTGCAGTAGAATCCAAGTATGTCAGAACAGTCTGCTTGCCTGAGAAGAACCTCTACTTAAAAGAGAATACCCACTGTGAAATATCTGGCTAtggaaaacaagattttt atgaCATCTTCTATGCTCAAAGACTGATGTCAGCGACTGTGAACTTAATATcacagagaaaatgcaaaaatgaatACTATGACAATATTAGAGTTACTGACAACATGGTCTGTGCTGGGGATCCCACATGGCAGATTGATGCCTGCAAG GGAGATTCCGGTGGCCCCATGGTCTGTGAGCACAATGGCAGGATGGTGGTTTATGGGATTGTCAGCTGGGGAGATGGctgtgcaaaggaaaacaagcctGGTGTTTATACCAGAGTTACTCAATACCTTAACTGGATCGATTCCAGCATGAATGGGGTAGTTGCCAAGAGCCGTTTTCTTCCTGAACCAAAGTGa